Proteins from a genomic interval of Yarrowia lipolytica chromosome 1E, complete sequence:
- a CDS encoding uncharacterized protein (Compare to YALI0E23859g, similar to uniprot|P38361 Saccharomyces cerevisiae YBR296c PHO89 Na+-coupled phosphate transport protein high affinity) translates to MAALHQFDYIFALAMIFAFLDAWNIGANDVANSFATSVSSRALKYWQAMILAAICEFLGAVLAGARVTDTIRNKIIDVDPFTETPAGLMLLMMCALVGSSVWLTIATRLGIPVSTTHSIVGAVIGAAIATNGGGGVHWGWEGFSKIVASWFIAPAIAGGFAALIYLVTKYVVLERKNALRNALWMGYIYVGITFGVLTMLIVWKGAPNLKLDKLSTGATVGSIIGVGAVAALLYGIFLQPFFYRKLVKEDHTLRAWDIFYGPMLYYRGEVPPMPEGMNRHDYVVDYYKFVRTKEEYLEYYGHLNGYEGDDLTEDEEQQILVVSSNPEKHNGIESVESEEDERTNASRAAALESVDKSWKVLARNPKNWPKLFWKAISHGWTVDVIAAQKTSGHALSGDLRKMFSKAKKYDNKVEALYSFLQCVTACTASFAHGSNDISNAVGPLTTIYQIWSTNQTGKKADVPVWILVYASCALVIGLWTYGYNLMSNLGNKMTMQSPSRGFSMEFGAAVTTIMATRLNLPISTTQCIVGAIVAVGLCNGTIKAVNWRMVAWCYFGWIFTVPFAGLIAGILMGIISNAPKLGEVYQLS, encoded by the coding sequence ATGGCCGCTCTTCACCAATTCGACTACATCTTCGCGCTGGCGATGATCTTCGCGTTCCTGGACGCGTGGAACATTGGAGCCAACGATGTCGCCAACTCCTTTGCCACCTCGGTCTCTTCGCGAGCCCTCAAGTACTGGCAGGCCATGATTCTCGCCGCTATCTGCGAGTTCCTCGGTGCCGTTCTGGCCGGTGCCCGAGTCACCGATACCATTCGAAACAAGATCATTGACGTTGACCCCTTCACTGAGACCCCCGCCGGCCTCATGCTGCTCATGATGTGCGCTCTTGTCGGCTCCTCTGTCTGGCTCACCATCGCTACCCGGCTCGGTATCCCCGTTTCCACCACACACTCCATCGTCGGCGCCGTCATCGGAGCCGCCATCGCCACCAacggaggtggaggagtccaCTGGGGCTGGGAGGGATTCTCCAAGATTGTCGCCTCGTGGTTCATTGCCCCCGCCATTGCCGGAGGCTTTGCTGCCCTCATCTACCTCGTTACCAAGTACGTTGTTCTGGAGCGAAAGAACGCCCTGCGAAATGCCCTGTGGATGGGCTACATCTACGTCGGCATCACCTTTGGCGTGCTCACCATGCTGATTGTGTGGAAGGGAGCCCCCAACCTGAAGCTCGACAAGCTGTCCACCGGTGCCACCGTCGGCTCCATCATCGGTGTCGGAGCCGTCGCCGCCCTGCTCTACGGAATCTTCCTCCAGCCCTTCTTCTACCGAAAGctcgtcaaggaggaccaCACCCTGCGAGCCTGGGACATCTTCTACGGTCCCATGCTCTACTACCGAGGAGAGGTGCCCCCCATGCCCGAGGGAATGAACCGACACGACTATGTGGTCGACTACTACAAGTTTGTCCgaaccaaggaggagtaccTGGAGTACTACGGCCATCTCAACGGCTACGAGGGCGATGACCTcaccgaggacgaggagcagcagattCTGGtggtctcctccaaccccgAGAAGCACAACGGTATCGAGTCTGTCGagtccgaggaggacgagcgAACCAACGCCTCCCGAGCTGCCGCCCTCGAGTCCGTCGACAAGTCCTGGAAGGTCCTGGCCCGAAACCCCAAGAACTGGCCCAAGCTCTTCTGGAAGGCCATTTCGCACGGCTGGACCGTCGATGTCATTGCCGCCCAGAAGACCTCCGGCCACGCTCTGTCCGGCGATCTCCGAAAGATGTtctccaaggccaagaagtaCGACAACAAGGTCGAGGCTCTGTACTCCTTCCTCCAGTGTGTCACCGCTTGCACTGCCTCTTTTGCCCACGGTTCTAACGATATCTCCAACGCTGTCGGTCCCCTGACCACCATCTACCAGATCTGGTCCACCAACCAGACCGGAAAGAAGGCCGATGTGCCCGTGTGGATCCTGGTCTACGCTTCTTGCGCCCTTGTCATTGGTCTGTGGACTTACGGATACAACCTCATGTCCAACCTTGGTAACAAGATGACCATGCAGTCCCCCTCTCGAGGTTTCTCCATGGAGTTTGGCGCCGCCGTCACCACCATCATGGCCACCCGTCTCAACCtgcccatctccaccacccagTGCATTGTCGGTGCCATTGTCGCCGTCGGTCTGTGTAACGGAACCATCAAGGCCGTCAACTGGCGAATGGTTGCCTGGTGTTACTTTGGATGGATTTTCACCGTCCCTTTTGCTGGTCTCATTGCCGGAATCCTCATGGGTATCATTTCCAACGCCCCCAAGCTTGGTGAGGTTTACCAATTGTCTTAG